A region from the Mucilaginibacter sp. CSA2-8R genome encodes:
- a CDS encoding DUF3347 domain-containing protein: MKRYFLLALIAGSGLTACKSGGKQEASAAQSGDSTATVTTVAQTDTAKVYNAYLSVKDNLVKTDSKGAQQSAKALAANLSNIKGCTEAADLATRIAATDDVKSQRNIFLLLSQDVIPLVKGMKTKSGPVYVAYCPMAGNGKGGYWLSAQKEIKNPYYGDEMLECGEVKEEIK; encoded by the coding sequence ATGAAAAGATATTTTCTTCTGGCCCTTATTGCTGGTTCGGGTTTAACTGCTTGCAAGTCGGGGGGTAAACAAGAGGCTTCTGCGGCACAAAGCGGTGATTCTACAGCAACTGTAACTACTGTTGCGCAAACCGACACGGCTAAAGTATATAATGCCTACTTGTCAGTTAAAGATAATTTAGTAAAAACCGATTCTAAAGGAGCGCAGCAGTCTGCTAAGGCCCTGGCTGCTAATTTAAGCAATATCAAAGGATGCACTGAGGCTGCCGATTTGGCTACTCGTATTGCGGCTACCGACGATGTAAAATCGCAGCGTAATATATTCCTGCTATTAAGCCAGGATGTAATACCGTTAGTAAAAGGTATGAAAACTAAATCAGGCCCCGTGTATGTGGCTTATTGCCCAATGGCTGGTAACGGTAAAGGCGGCTACTGGCTATCGGCTCAAAAAGAGATTAAAAACCCTTACTACGGCGATGAAATGCTGGAGTGCGGCGAGGTGAAAGAAGAAATTAAATAA
- a CDS encoding RNA-binding protein, whose translation MNIFVGSLPYRLQEADLKELFEAYGEVNSVKLIIDRETGRSKGFGFVEMPDDEAAQKAISGLNGAEVSGRSIAVSQAEDRKPSSGGERRGGGGGFGGGNRGGGGGYSGGGNRGGGGGGYQKDNNRGGGRWN comes from the coding sequence ATGAACATTTTTGTAGGAAGCCTTCCTTACCGCTTACAGGAAGCAGATTTAAAAGAACTCTTTGAAGCATACGGAGAGGTAAACTCAGTGAAATTAATTATTGACCGTGAGACCGGCAGAAGCAAAGGTTTTGGCTTTGTTGAAATGCCTGATGATGAAGCAGCTCAAAAAGCTATTTCTGGTCTTAACGGTGCTGAAGTAAGCGGCAGATCAATTGCCGTAAGCCAGGCAGAAGACAGAAAACCAAGCAGCGGCGGTGAGCGCAGAGGTGGCGGCGGCGGCTTCGGCGGTGGCAACCGTGGTGGTGGCGGTGGCTACAGCGGCGGTGGTAACCGTGGTGGTGGCGGCGGCGGTTATCAAAAAGATAACAACCGTGGCGGTGGCCGTTGGAACTAA
- a CDS encoding glycosyltransferase family 4 protein: MTQTRLKIFTWHIHGSYLFYLSQGNYDIYIPTKSEKTEGYYGRGETFPFGANVIEIPAEQVKNQEFDVIVYQTNQNFLTDQHEILSAEQRELPKVYIEHDPPRQHPTDTKHVVNDKSITLVHVTHFNKLMWDCGTTPTMVIEHGVTMPNATYTGEKPRGIVVINNLPIRGRLLGLDIFLKVREHVPIDLVGMGTGDLGLGEVLHPQLPEFISKYRFFFNPIRYTSLGLAVCEALMQGIPVVGLATTELSAVIDNGHSGFIHTDVDYLIDKMNLLIEDAELARQIGTGGKQLAQSRFNITRFVQDWEQLFNRVSQKAKASIFIS; encoded by the coding sequence ATGACACAAACACGGTTAAAAATTTTCACTTGGCACATCCATGGTAGTTACCTCTTTTATTTATCTCAAGGTAATTATGATATCTATATTCCTACCAAATCCGAAAAAACTGAAGGCTATTATGGCCGTGGCGAAACTTTTCCATTTGGCGCCAATGTAATTGAAATCCCGGCAGAACAAGTAAAAAATCAAGAATTTGACGTTATAGTTTACCAAACCAACCAAAACTTTTTAACAGATCAACACGAAATTCTATCGGCAGAGCAACGCGAATTACCCAAAGTTTATATTGAACATGATCCGCCCCGCCAACACCCAACCGATACAAAACACGTGGTTAACGACAAAAGTATTACGTTGGTGCATGTAACGCATTTTAACAAGTTAATGTGGGACTGCGGCACAACGCCTACTATGGTGATTGAGCATGGCGTAACTATGCCTAATGCTACCTATACCGGCGAGAAGCCACGTGGTATTGTGGTTATCAACAACCTGCCTATACGCGGCAGATTGTTAGGTTTGGACATCTTTTTAAAAGTTCGCGAGCATGTACCTATTGATTTGGTGGGCATGGGCACCGGCGATTTAGGCTTAGGTGAAGTACTGCATCCGCAACTGCCGGAATTTATCTCTAAGTACAGGTTTTTCTTTAACCCTATACGCTACACCAGCTTAGGCTTGGCCGTGTGTGAGGCATTAATGCAGGGTATCCCGGTAGTCGGGTTAGCTACTACCGAACTCTCGGCCGTAATAGATAATGGTCATTCAGGATTTATACATACCGACGTAGATTACTTGATTGACAAAATGAACTTATTAATTGAAGATGCAGAACTGGCCCGGCAAATAGGCACCGGCGGCAAGCAACTGGCTCAAAGCCGCTTTAATATCACGCGCTTTGTGCAAGACTGGGAACAACTTTTTAATCGTGTAAGCCAGAAAGCAAAAGCTTCCATTTTTATTTCCTGA
- a CDS encoding glycosyltransferase family 1 protein, with protein sequence MRTNQPYIAFISEHASPLATLGGVDTGGQNVYVAQVAKYLVRKGYIVDVFTRWENAEQPQIINWLPGIRVIHVKAGPVEIIPKENILDYMPEFTSCMLDFIKNNAIDYELIHAHFFMSGMVAANLKAALNIPFAITFHALGHVRRIHQGNSDLFPAERLQIEEDIVQQADYIIAECPQDRDDLINHYHAPSYKIVIIPCGFSHQEFYPIDKKLARRTLKLDADKHIILQLGRMVPRKGVDNVIQSLKYLKDKQAVQLVIVGGESEIPDPTQSPELNRLQTIATEHGVETSIKFVGRKSREQLKFYYAAADIFISTPWYEPFGITPLEAMACGTPVIGSNVGGIKYTVVDGETGALVPPENPVALAAKIEELVENPSNLKQLGKNALRRVNNYFTWSHVADKLSALYVKMMVETQRFAVEPAVKAKNKAA encoded by the coding sequence ATGAGAACTAACCAGCCGTATATTGCTTTTATAAGCGAACACGCCTCGCCGTTGGCTACATTAGGCGGCGTTGACACCGGCGGTCAAAATGTTTATGTTGCACAGGTAGCTAAGTACCTAGTGCGCAAAGGTTATATAGTAGATGTGTTTACCCGATGGGAGAATGCAGAACAGCCACAAATTATAAACTGGCTGCCCGGTATACGGGTAATACATGTTAAGGCAGGCCCGGTAGAAATTATACCAAAAGAGAATATTTTAGACTACATGCCGGAGTTTACTTCGTGCATGCTGGACTTTATAAAGAATAACGCAATAGATTACGAACTGATTCATGCTCATTTTTTTATGTCGGGCATGGTGGCCGCTAATTTAAAAGCTGCGCTAAATATTCCGTTTGCCATTACTTTCCATGCATTAGGTCATGTGCGGCGTATACACCAGGGCAATAGCGATCTGTTTCCGGCCGAACGTTTACAAATAGAGGAAGATATTGTACAGCAAGCCGATTATATAATTGCTGAATGTCCGCAAGACCGTGACGACTTGATTAATCATTATCATGCGCCATCCTACAAAATCGTTATTATCCCTTGCGGCTTCAGTCACCAGGAATTTTATCCAATTGATAAAAAGCTGGCGCGCCGAACGCTAAAACTTGATGCAGACAAACACATCATACTACAATTAGGTCGCATGGTGCCGCGTAAGGGGGTTGACAATGTTATTCAGTCGCTCAAATATTTAAAAGATAAACAAGCTGTTCAGTTAGTAATTGTAGGCGGCGAAAGCGAAATACCTGACCCCACACAAAGCCCTGAACTCAACCGTTTACAAACCATTGCAACTGAGCATGGTGTAGAAACTTCGATTAAGTTTGTAGGGCGCAAAAGTCGCGAACAGCTAAAATTTTACTATGCGGCAGCAGATATTTTTATCAGCACGCCCTGGTACGAACCGTTCGGCATTACCCCGCTCGAAGCCATGGCTTGTGGCACACCTGTCATCGGCTCGAATGTTGGCGGTATTAAGTATACTGTGGTAGACGGCGAAACCGGAGCATTGGTTCCACCTGAAAATCCGGTTGCTTTAGCAGCTAAAATTGAAGAACTGGTAGAAAATCCGTCTAACCTGAAGCAACTTGGCAAAAACGCACTGCGCAGGGTAAATAACTATTTCACCTGGTCGCACGTTGCTGATAAGCTGAGCGCCTTATATGTAAAAATGATGGTAGAAACGCAACGCTTTGCTGTTGAGCCTGCAGTTAAGGCTAAAAACAAAGCGGCTTAA
- a CDS encoding HAD family hydrolase — MNKAIFLDKDGTVIKDVPYNVDPDKITLLPGTAIGLKQLQAAGYLLIMITNQAGVARGYFTEAALPAVKKKLQQLLEPSNIKLDGFYYCPNHPEGTIAPYNVSCNNRKPMPGMLLQAASEHEVDLSASWMIGDILHDVEAGNRAGCRTILIDNGGETEWLKNNKYREPAYVCADLLEAAQYILSMDAKL, encoded by the coding sequence ATGAACAAAGCCATTTTTTTAGACAAAGACGGTACCGTAATCAAAGACGTGCCGTATAATGTTGACCCAGACAAAATCACACTATTACCTGGCACCGCTATCGGACTGAAGCAATTACAGGCGGCCGGCTATTTGCTCATTATGATAACCAACCAAGCCGGTGTAGCCCGCGGTTACTTTACCGAAGCAGCGTTACCGGCTGTAAAAAAAAAGCTCCAACAATTATTAGAGCCATCAAACATCAAGCTTGATGGCTTTTACTACTGCCCCAATCATCCTGAAGGCACTATTGCACCGTACAATGTAAGTTGCAATAACCGAAAACCAATGCCCGGCATGTTATTGCAGGCAGCAAGCGAACACGAGGTTGATTTAAGTGCATCCTGGATGATTGGTGATATTTTACACGATGTAGAAGCCGGTAATCGTGCCGGTTGTCGTACTATTTTGATTGATAACGGTGGTGAAACTGAATGGTTGAAGAATAACAAATACCGCGAGCCAGCATATGTATGTGCAGATTTACTGGAAGCTGCACAGTATATTTTGAGTATGGATGCAAAGCTGTAA
- a CDS encoding response regulator — MKIIVIEDNPDISEIMDYILKDEGYEVISAEDGTITNSFDELKPDLVLMDELLPGKRGSEWCQHIKSTPSLRHIPVILVSTMPNLEQLAQKSGADGFLEKPFNISSLGALIREFAAKKNNF, encoded by the coding sequence GTGAAGATTATTGTTATTGAGGATAACCCGGACATCAGCGAAATCATGGATTATATTCTCAAAGATGAAGGATATGAAGTTATTTCGGCTGAAGATGGTACCATCACCAACAGCTTTGATGAATTGAAGCCTGACCTGGTTTTAATGGACGAACTACTACCCGGAAAACGTGGCAGCGAATGGTGCCAGCACATCAAATCAACGCCTTCACTACGACATATTCCGGTAATACTGGTATCTACCATGCCTAACCTGGAGCAATTAGCGCAAAAAAGCGGCGCCGATGGCTTTTTAGAAAAACCATTTAACATCAGCAGTTTAGGTGCATTAATACGCGAGTTTGCCGCTAAAAAAAATAATTTCTAA
- a CDS encoding GNAT family N-acetyltransferase, producing the protein MNIRLATLADIDAIMQLVKEVVPMMQATGNLQWDDHYPDAEVFTADVQADQLWVADVDGHIAGVIAITLGQEPEYGQVPEWDINETAVVAHRLAVSPSMQGKGIANSLLQQCEVVARQKNIPLIRLDTNTVNRPMQNLFLKIGYHLGGEITLHKKPGLKFMAFEKRLELQSA; encoded by the coding sequence ATGAATATTCGTTTGGCAACCCTTGCCGACATTGATGCCATTATGCAGTTGGTTAAAGAGGTAGTGCCTATGATGCAAGCTACAGGCAATTTACAGTGGGACGATCATTATCCGGATGCCGAAGTTTTTACCGCTGATGTTCAGGCTGATCAATTATGGGTTGCCGATGTTGACGGGCATATTGCCGGCGTAATTGCTATTACATTGGGGCAGGAGCCAGAATACGGACAAGTGCCCGAATGGGATATAAACGAGACTGCCGTAGTAGCTCACCGACTGGCGGTAAGTCCAAGTATGCAAGGTAAAGGCATTGCCAACAGCTTACTGCAGCAATGCGAGGTGGTGGCAAGACAAAAAAATATCCCGCTGATTAGATTAGATACTAACACGGTAAATCGCCCTATGCAAAACTTGTTTTTAAAAATAGGTTACCATTTAGGCGGCGAAATTACTTTACACAAGAAACCTGGACTGAAATTTATGGCTTTCGAAAAACGTTTGGAACTACAGAGTGCTTAA
- a CDS encoding AraC family ligand binding domain-containing protein, with protein sequence MIKAYQLYTGPDGHSYFKTGNVSEAVITKAQSIRFQESPPGSVYDWHPAPTMQFVINLRGTLEFTTFKGATFILRPGDVLIAQDTTGSGHKWRLLGTDPWQRAYVVFDDTTDINFVPEKVADV encoded by the coding sequence ATGATTAAAGCATATCAACTTTATACCGGCCCCGATGGCCATTCTTACTTTAAAACCGGCAATGTATCAGAAGCGGTAATTACTAAGGCACAATCTATCCGCTTCCAAGAGTCGCCGCCCGGATCGGTATATGATTGGCATCCGGCACCTACTATGCAATTCGTGATAAATTTACGTGGCACACTCGAATTTACCACATTTAAGGGCGCAACATTTATTTTAAGGCCTGGCGATGTACTGATTGCGCAGGATACTACCGGCAGCGGACACAAATGGCGTTTACTGGGTACCGACCCATGGCAAAGGGCTTATGTAGTATTTGATGATACTACCGATATTAATTTTGTGCCTGAAAAAGTAGCTGATGTTTAG
- a CDS encoding YCF48-related protein yields MRFLSVLLGLMFVVKVISAQSLTIVEKDKATSIRGLSVVNNQVAWVSGSKGHVGISTNGGQTWAWQQVPGFEQSDFRDVEAFSATEAIIMSSGTPAVILKTTDAGKSWKACYRNEDKAYFLDGIDFYDAKHGLIMGDPINGKFLLLETQNGGETWQEVSTAPAAIKEEAAFAASGTSIIINKATRQAIMVTGGPVSRLLISRDLKTWNKQTLPIAQGLNSKGSFSVAQGGGNTVIVGGNYVQNKKVDSVACYSDGKQATSGFKLAKQMPGGFQSGVVYLNKATFLATGTSGTNLSLDGGQGWKLIDSASFNVCQKARQGNLIILAGDKGRIAIFKYQ; encoded by the coding sequence ATGAGATTTTTATCGGTGTTACTCGGGCTAATGTTTGTTGTAAAAGTAATCAGCGCCCAATCGCTTACCATAGTAGAAAAAGACAAGGCCACCAGCATCCGCGGACTATCAGTAGTTAACAATCAGGTAGCTTGGGTGAGCGGCAGCAAAGGGCATGTGGGTATCAGTACTAATGGTGGGCAAACGTGGGCATGGCAGCAGGTGCCTGGCTTTGAGCAAAGTGACTTTAGAGATGTAGAAGCCTTTTCGGCAACAGAAGCCATCATTATGAGCTCTGGCACACCGGCAGTTATTTTAAAAACTACTGATGCCGGTAAAAGCTGGAAAGCCTGTTACCGTAATGAAGATAAAGCTTACTTTTTAGATGGTATAGATTTTTACGATGCTAAACATGGCTTAATTATGGGTGACCCCATCAATGGCAAGTTTTTATTGTTAGAAACACAAAACGGCGGAGAAACCTGGCAAGAGGTAAGTACGGCTCCTGCTGCCATTAAAGAAGAGGCTGCTTTTGCCGCGAGTGGTACATCTATCATTATAAACAAAGCAACCCGGCAGGCTATTATGGTAACCGGCGGTCCGGTATCGCGTTTGCTAATTAGCCGAGATTTAAAAACATGGAATAAGCAAACCTTACCTATAGCTCAAGGGTTAAATAGCAAAGGCAGCTTCTCTGTTGCGCAGGGCGGAGGTAATACCGTTATTGTAGGCGGCAATTATGTGCAAAACAAAAAGGTAGATTCGGTAGCGTGTTATTCAGATGGTAAGCAAGCAACCTCCGGTTTTAAACTGGCTAAGCAAATGCCTGGTGGTTTCCAGTCGGGAGTAGTGTATTTAAATAAGGCTACCTTTTTAGCTACCGGAACCTCGGGTACAAATTTAAGCTTAGATGGCGGGCAAGGCTGGAAATTGATTGATTCAGCCAGCTTTAACGTATGCCAGAAAGCAAGACAAGGTAATCTGATAATTTTGGCAGGTGATAAAGGTAGAATAGCAATTTTTAAATACCAGTAG
- a CDS encoding DUF2147 domain-containing protein, which translates to MRTKLSFYWLITALLFVVNANAQTADAIVGKWINPSGEGQIQIYKKGNLYFGKLAWIKEPDDKATGKPKTDVNNPDKSLQSRPILGLELLKNFKFDGDDVYEGGTIYDPKSGKTYSCKMTLNDNKLKIRGFIGISLLGRSEVWTRVK; encoded by the coding sequence ATGAGAACTAAACTAAGTTTTTACTGGCTGATAACAGCCCTGTTATTTGTGGTAAATGCTAACGCGCAAACAGCCGACGCTATAGTAGGTAAATGGATTAACCCAAGCGGAGAGGGGCAGATACAGATTTATAAAAAAGGCAACTTATATTTTGGTAAACTGGCCTGGATTAAAGAACCTGATGATAAAGCTACCGGAAAACCTAAAACGGATGTCAACAATCCCGACAAAAGCCTGCAGTCGCGACCGATTTTAGGATTAGAACTGTTGAAGAATTTTAAATTTGATGGCGACGATGTATATGAAGGCGGTACTATTTATGACCCTAAAAGCGGCAAGACCTACAGTTGCAAAATGACGTTAAACGATAATAAGCTCAAAATACGTGGTTTTATAGGTATATCCTTATTAGGCCGTTCGGAAGTTTGGACACGGGTTAAATAA
- a CDS encoding helix-turn-helix transcriptional regulator: protein MPRLKTSSIKSFDKYRLGENLRLIRSQKGFTQIDLAVKLKISQNAYSKIELGQTQFTIEMLMIISELLEVDVGELVIALLS, encoded by the coding sequence ATGCCTCGACTAAAAACATCGTCTATTAAGTCTTTCGATAAATATCGATTAGGTGAAAATCTTCGATTAATAAGATCACAAAAGGGATTTACACAAATTGATCTTGCTGTTAAGTTAAAAATATCACAAAACGCTTACAGTAAAATTGAGCTTGGTCAGACGCAGTTTACCATAGAAATGTTAATGATAATCAGTGAACTGTTAGAGGTAGATGTTGGAGAATTAGTAATCGCCCTGTTAAGCTGA
- a CDS encoding carboxypeptidase regulatory-like domain-containing protein has product MIYRYAIVCLLLAFFSQSAQAQRDSIPLNSIIEKTGKLSTGRPVEKVYVHFDKPYYAVGDTIWYKTYLTDNFRQPSQLSKVVYVEIANSRDSIVDNFKLPVRNGVASGNIALNPLNYKQDNYHIRAYTKWMANFDAAYFFTKSIQIGNAVDKLVNTQVTYSKTGADKSMRVNLRLVYKDPNGVPQANKRISWEVLSTLDDIAKGKGNTDASGAYTISFVNSKGTDLSNASIVAFIDLGNKKTAGRTFPLKPLLNNNDVQFFPEGGELLNAVRTKVGIKAVGGNGLGTSFTGTITDNTGQVLANVTSQHAGMGVFVLTPEEGKTYKADIVFANGVKGTYNLPKVQTTGFAININSGDANQLSLKLSTSPAFFQANKGKAFYIIAQSVNTVCFAAQTLLKEQIYSATIPKNKFPTGIIQFTLMSSAGVPLSERLVFVQQNDQLNLSIAGDKPSYTARQKVKLNIAAKNKTAPVEGNFSIAVIDENKVPVNESDETTILSSLLLTSDLKGYVEKPNYYFTKISDKTAADLDLLMLTQGYRRFTYTDVIANNYQQIFFLPEQGIELGGTLRTLNGMPFKGGNIKLLIPDKYFSASAVSDPEGKFKFNNLVFADSAKVVVSAKNNYNGKNLMLMMDGQTYPAVPKNQFYPDDDQNIDSTINTYLQNSKNLMDRMRVLKEVVVRAPKATPRIDHSAYPALTGLSNIPDHLITAEQLGGCANMLLCLQGRLPGVTFDNNNFYVSRDFNQGRRVPMQVFVTGMPVDVSYLNNMQSTDVESIEVFLKDELGLVSNSYQANGIIVINSKKKPTGGTKISLAEFQDLLPQPNVVNFTPKGYNFSREFYSPKYDVAKPVGVDLRSTIYWNPHVITDKATGNTSVEFYNADGKGTYRVVIEGFDKDGNIGRFVYRYKVQ; this is encoded by the coding sequence ATGATATACCGTTACGCTATTGTTTGTTTATTATTAGCTTTTTTTAGCCAGTCTGCCCAAGCGCAGCGCGACAGCATCCCATTAAACTCAATTATAGAAAAAACCGGAAAGCTATCAACCGGCCGTCCGGTAGAAAAAGTTTATGTACATTTTGACAAACCTTATTATGCCGTTGGAGATACCATTTGGTATAAAACTTACTTAACAGATAATTTTAGGCAGCCTTCGCAGCTTAGTAAAGTAGTATATGTAGAGATAGCCAACAGCCGCGATTCTATTGTAGATAACTTTAAACTTCCGGTACGCAACGGTGTAGCCTCCGGCAATATTGCTTTAAATCCTCTTAACTATAAACAGGATAATTACCACATCAGAGCTTATACCAAATGGATGGCCAATTTTGACGCCGCCTACTTTTTTACCAAGTCTATCCAAATAGGCAATGCGGTTGATAAATTAGTAAATACCCAGGTAACTTACAGTAAAACAGGTGCAGATAAATCAATGCGGGTAAATTTGCGGTTGGTGTACAAAGACCCAAATGGTGTGCCGCAAGCTAACAAGCGTATAAGCTGGGAGGTATTGAGTACACTGGACGATATCGCTAAAGGCAAAGGTAACACCGATGCATCGGGAGCTTATACCATTAGTTTTGTAAATAGCAAGGGTACCGACCTGTCAAATGCCTCCATAGTAGCCTTTATTGATCTGGGCAACAAAAAAACTGCCGGCCGTACCTTCCCTTTAAAGCCATTGCTGAACAACAACGATGTACAGTTTTTTCCGGAAGGCGGAGAGTTACTTAACGCTGTGCGTACTAAAGTTGGCATTAAAGCCGTTGGCGGCAATGGTTTGGGTACCAGTTTTACCGGCACAATTACAGACAACACCGGTCAGGTGCTGGCTAATGTTACCTCGCAGCATGCGGGTATGGGTGTGTTTGTACTTACACCGGAGGAGGGTAAAACTTACAAGGCTGATATTGTTTTTGCCAACGGTGTTAAAGGCACTTACAACCTTCCTAAAGTACAAACTACGGGTTTTGCTATCAATATTAACAGCGGCGATGCAAACCAGTTGTCGCTTAAACTATCAACAAGTCCGGCATTTTTTCAGGCCAATAAAGGCAAAGCTTTTTACATTATTGCGCAAAGCGTAAATACTGTCTGTTTTGCGGCACAAACGTTGCTTAAAGAACAGATTTATTCGGCCACGATACCTAAAAATAAATTCCCGACCGGCATTATACAATTTACGCTCATGTCGTCGGCCGGTGTGCCATTGAGCGAACGTTTAGTGTTTGTGCAACAGAACGACCAGCTTAACCTAAGCATAGCCGGCGATAAACCCAGCTACACCGCACGGCAAAAAGTGAAGTTAAACATCGCGGCTAAAAATAAAACCGCACCGGTAGAGGGTAATTTCTCGATAGCAGTAATAGATGAAAACAAAGTGCCTGTTAATGAAAGCGACGAAACGACCATTCTTTCCAGCCTCTTGCTTACCTCAGACTTAAAAGGCTATGTTGAAAAGCCTAACTATTACTTTACCAAAATAAGCGATAAAACGGCAGCCGATTTAGATTTACTGATGCTAACCCAAGGCTACCGCCGCTTTACTTATACAGATGTTATTGCCAACAATTATCAGCAAATATTCTTTTTACCGGAGCAGGGAATTGAATTAGGCGGAACTTTACGCACTCTTAACGGTATGCCGTTTAAAGGTGGTAACATTAAATTACTGATACCAGATAAATACTTTTCGGCCTCGGCGGTGAGCGATCCGGAAGGAAAGTTTAAATTTAATAACCTGGTGTTTGCAGATTCGGCCAAGGTAGTAGTATCAGCTAAAAATAACTATAATGGCAAAAACCTGATGCTGATGATGGACGGGCAAACCTATCCGGCTGTCCCCAAAAATCAGTTTTACCCTGATGATGATCAAAACATTGACAGTACCATCAATACTTATCTGCAAAACAGCAAAAACCTGATGGATCGTATGCGCGTTTTGAAGGAAGTTGTTGTACGCGCCCCCAAAGCTACACCGCGTATTGACCACTCTGCTTACCCGGCCTTAACCGGCTTAAGCAACATCCCCGACCATTTAATTACTGCCGAACAATTAGGCGGTTGTGCTAATATGCTGTTATGTTTACAGGGCCGCCTGCCTGGGGTAACGTTTGATAACAATAACTTCTACGTATCGCGCGATTTTAACCAGGGGCGCCGTGTACCTATGCAGGTATTTGTTACCGGTATGCCGGTAGATGTGAGCTACCTTAACAATATGCAAAGCACCGACGTAGAATCAATTGAAGTGTTTTTGAAAGATGAATTAGGTTTGGTAAGCAACTCGTATCAGGCTAACGGTATTATTGTAATTAACAGTAAGAAAAAACCTACCGGCGGCACTAAAATTAGTTTGGCCGAGTTTCAGGATTTGCTGCCTCAGCCTAACGTAGTTAATTTTACCCCTAAAGGATATAACTTTAGTCGCGAGTTTTACTCGCCGAAATATGACGTAGCCAAACCGGTAGGTGTTGATTTACGCAGTACCATTTACTGGAACCCGCACGTAATTACCGATAAAGCTACCGGCAACACCAGCGTAGAGTTTTATAATGCCGATGGCAAGGGTACATACCGGGTTGTAATTGAGGGTTTTGATAAAGATGGTAACATCGGCCGATTTGTGTACCGTTATAAGGTACAGTAA
- a CDS encoding class I SAM-dependent methyltransferase, protein MNNLQALFGNIDIYLFDQLLKCTYNQCHKILDVGCGGGRNIVYFLQQRHDVYGIDPNPDAIVAVRELSVMLTGKDTASNFSVGSAETMPFEANTFDLVICSAVLHFAQSKQHFEAMLTGIWQVLKPGGYLFARLASNIGIESLVQPLGNNRYLLPDGSERFLVSEQDLMHYTQKLNGYLHEPIKTTNVQNLRCMTTWCLQKL, encoded by the coding sequence ATGAACAACCTGCAAGCGTTATTCGGCAATATTGATATTTATCTTTTCGACCAGTTACTGAAATGCACCTATAACCAATGCCATAAGATATTGGATGTAGGTTGCGGCGGCGGTCGTAATATCGTTTACTTTTTACAGCAACGCCATGACGTTTATGGTATAGACCCAAATCCTGACGCTATTGTTGCAGTTCGGGAATTATCTGTTATGCTCACTGGCAAGGATACCGCAAGCAATTTCAGTGTAGGTTCTGCCGAAACCATGCCTTTTGAGGCTAACACTTTTGATTTGGTAATTTGCAGCGCAGTGCTGCATTTTGCGCAAAGCAAACAACATTTTGAAGCCATGCTCACCGGCATATGGCAGGTACTCAAACCGGGCGGATACTTATTTGCCCGACTGGCTTCAAACATTGGTATCGAAAGCTTGGTGCAACCCTTAGGCAACAACCGGTACCTGCTGCCCGATGGCTCGGAGCGCTTTCTGGTGAGCGAGCAGGATTTAATGCACTACACCCAAAAGCTTAACGGCTACCTGCACGAGCCCATCAAAACCACCAATGTGCAAAACCTGCGCTGCATGACTACCTGGTGTCTTCAAAAGCTATAA